The DNA segment CTGAAATCTCAACGAGTATTGTTATAATAAATTTTTTTTCTTCAAAAGTATAAATATAATCTATTACTTTAAAAATTGTCTCTTTTTTATAACATTGATTAAACTCTTTAATTATAGTAAAAGAGTTCATTACATTATTGAAAAGTAAAGTATCTACTTTTTTCAAATGAAGTATAAATCTCTCATCTCTAAAAATATCTTCGTAATTTTTATTTATAATCTCATCATAGGACAATTTTAAAATATCTAAGACAAGTTCATTTGCGTAAACAATTTTACGATTTATATCTCTAATATAGACCCTATATGGCAAATTTTTGAAAACTGAAAAATCCATTAAGAATGGTAACATATCAACTTCTTTAAACCTCTTAAAATTTTGTTAAAATAGTATTGCATAAAAACAAAAGCACACTTTTTACATACTTTTGTTTTATATAGTTTTGAAATTCATTAAAAGGCTAAACAATGGAAGAAAAATATAGGGTAGAACACGATTTTTTAGGTGAAAAGAGGATTGAAAAAGATGCCTATTATGGTATTCAAACTTTAAGAGCAAGTGAAAATTTTAATATAACTCACACAAGTATAGCTCTATTCCCAAACTTTATTAAATCTTTGGCAAAAGTTAAAAAAGCTTGCGCACTTACAAATTATGAGTTAGGTGATTTAAGTGATATGCAAAAAAATGCAATTATCCAAGCTTGTAATGAGATAATAGATGGAAAATTTCATGATCAGTTTATTGTTGACCCAATTCAAGGGGGAGCAGGAACTTCAACAAATATGAATGCAAATGAAGTTATTGCAAACAGAGCTTTAGAGATTCTTGGAAAACCAAGAAGTGCTTATGATATTATCCATCCAAATAACCATGTAAATATGAGTCAATCAACAAATGATGTTTATCCAACTGCTATTAAAATAACTCTTTATGAGTTGATATATAAGTTGAAAGATTCTTTGCGAGAGTTAAGGGATAGTTTTGATAGAAAAGCAGTAGAGTTTAAAGATGTTCTAAAAATGGGAAGAACTCAACTTCAAGATGCTGTTCCTATGACTTTGGGGCAAGAGTTTAAAACCTATGCAGTTATGATAGATGAGGATATTTATAGATTAAGAGAGGCTCAAGCTTTATTAAAAGAGTTAAACCTTGGAGCAACTGCAATTGGTACAGGGATAAATACAAAACCTGAATATAGAAGAAAAGTAATTAACAATTTAAGAGATGTTACAGGAGTTGATTATGAGAGTGCAGGGGATTTAATAGAAGCAACACAAGATACAGGGGCTTTTGTTCATATCTCTGGAATTTTAAAAAGAGTAGCTATTAAAATCTCTAAAATTTGTAATGACCTAAGACTTTTAAGTAGTGGACCAAGAGCAGGTTTTAATGAGATAAACCTTCCAAAAATGCAACCAGGAAGTTCAATTATGCCAGGAAAAGTAAATCCAGTTATTCCTGAAGTTGTAAATCAAGTTGCCTTTGAGGTAATTGGAGCTGATTCAACTATCTCTATTGCTTGCGAAGGTGGACAACTTCAACTAAATGTATTTGAGCCAATAGTTGCCTATAAACTTTTTACTTCAATAAATATTATGAGAAGATCATTTGAGACTTTGGCACAAAAGTGTGTTAATGGAATTACAGCAAATGAAGATGTTTGTATGGAAAATATTTTAAACTCAGTTACCCTTGTAACTTGCCTAAATCCAATAATTGGATATGAAAAATCTTCTGCAATTGCAAAAGAGGCTTTGGCAACAAATAAAAGAGTATATGATATTATTTTGGAGCAAAAACTCTTTACAAAAGAGGAGCTAGATGAACTGCTTCATCCAAAAAACATGGTAAGCAATTATAAAAGCTAAAAATAGAAATAAAAGATAGAAAGAAAAAATAGAATAAAAGGTCCCTAAAAAAATGGGACATTTTTAAAGAACAACTCGTTGTTCTCTTTAGATTTTGTTTCTTTTAAGTAGAATTTATTTCTACTTTTTAAAAAGAAAAAATAGAATAAAAGGTCCCTAAAAAAATGGGACATTTTTAAAGAACAACTCGTTGTTCTCTTTAGATTTTGTTTCTTTTAAGTAGAATTTATTTCTACTTTTTAAAAAGAAAAAATAGAATAAAAGGTCCCTAAAAAAATGGGACATTTTTAAAGAACAACTCGTTGTTCTCTTTAGATTTTGTTTCTTTTAAGTAGAATTTATTTCTACTTTTTAAAAAGAAAAAATAGAATAAAAGGTCCCTAAAAAAATGGGACATTTTTTAAGGAATATAAATGAAAGTAACTATAATAAATACAGGTGGAACTTTTAATAAAAGATACAATCCAATAAAAGGGCAACTTGAAGTGCCAGCAGACAATATAGCTTTAGAAAAGATTATTGCCTCTTGTTTTAACGTGGATTTTGAGATTAAAACCGTTGTTTCTAAAGATAGTTTAGATATGACTGATAGTGATAGAGAAGAGATTTGTGAAGCTGTTAAAAATACAAAAAATGAAAATATTATAATTATACATGGAACAGATACTGTTCATTTAACAAGTGCTTTAATTAAAGAGCAAAAAATAGAGAAAAAGATAGTTTTCACAGGTGCCATGGTTCCAATGAGTATAGATGAAGTTGAAGCAACTATGAACTTTTCTCAAGCTTTGGGATTTTTAAATGCAGATGTTAAAAATGGAACATATATCTCAATGCATGGGGTTGTTGTTGATTGTTCTAAACTTGTAAAAGATAGACAAAAAGGACAATTTTTAATTAAAGAGTAAATGTTACTCTTTAATTAATCTTCTTTTTAAAAAACCAAGTAGCAATAGTTAAAGTTACAACACCCAAAATAATCATAGGTACAATCTGTAAAATAGCAATATCCCAAGTGATATCTTTTAGATAAACCCCTTTTATAAGAATTAAAAAATATTTTAATGCCACAAAATCCGTGTAAGGGATTAGCCAATGGGGCATATTTTCAACTGGAGTTGCAAATCCTGACATAAGTATTGACGGAACTAAAAGCACAAAGGCTCCTAATATCCCTTGTTGTTGAGTTGAAGAGATAGATGAGATAAAAAGCCCAAACCCTACAATTGAAAAAACAAAAGCAAATATAGATACAAGAAGTATCCAAAAAGAGCCAATAAAAGGTACTCCAAAAAAAGTTATAGCACTCAAATAGATAAGTATTGCTTCAATAATACTTATTACCATTGGAGGTATTGTTTTACCTATTATTAGTGTCATTGGGCTTAAAGGTGCAACTGAAATTTGCTCAAATGTTCCAAGTTCTCTCTCCCTTGCAACAGACAAAGAGGTTAAAATAAGGGCAACAATCATAGTTAAACTTCCAACTAAGTTTGGCAAAATCCACCAAAAGTTGTCAAGATTTGGATTATACCAATTTCTTAAAACTATACTTTGTGAGTTTTGTGAAAAGGTTTTTTCTACTATTAGTTGTATATATCCAATGGCAATTTGAGAGCTGTTTGATCTTCTCCCATCTCCTATAAGTCCAATTGTTGCACCAGTACCATTTTTTAGATTTTTTGAAAATTCTTGTGAAATCTCAACTGCCACAAGTATTTTCTGTGAATCCATTTTCTCTTCTAAGTCTTTGTTCCCTTTTAAAAATAGAACTTGAGAAAATCTATCACTATATTTTAAAGCCCTTATTAACTCTTGGCTTTCATAGGAGTTGCTTCTATCTAAAACTCCAATTGAGACATTCTTTACTTCCAATGTAACTGCAAATGCAAATAAAACAAGTTGTAGCATTGGAGGAAGAATTATTACAAGTCGTGAACGTTTATCACTCCAAATAGCTAAAAACTCTTTTCTAATTAATGCAAGTAGTTGATAAAACATTAGCTTAACTTCTTTCTTGTAATTTTAAAAATAATAGTAAAAAGTCCAAAACCAATTAGAAGCATAAAAAGACTATTTGGAATTATAATTTCATAAATATCCCCAGCTAAAAATAGTGTTTGAAGTATGGTTGTAAAATAGGTTGCTGGAATAAAGTTTGTAATAAACTGTAACCAATTTGGCATAGAACTTATTTGGAAAATAAACCCTGATAATATCATTGCTGGTAAAAATCCAATAATAAGTGCCATTTGTGCTGCTACAAACTGATTTTTAGCCAAAGTTGAGATAAGTAAACCCAAACTTAAAGAGGGGAAAAGATATATGGCTGAAGTAATAAATAAAAGAAAATATGAGCCTCTATATGGGATTTGAAACCAAAGAAGGGTGATTGTAATACAAATAATCAATGATGCCATTCCAAGTATAAAATATGGAAGAAGTTTTCCCAGTAAAAGTTCTAAAATGGTTGTTGGCGTTGACATAACTGCTTCCATTGTTCCTCTCTCCCACTCCCTTGCAACAACAAGTGCGGTTAAAAGTGTTCCAATTAGAGTTAAAATAACTGCAATAGAACCAGGAAGTAAAAAATATGTACTTGATAGTGGAGCATTAAACCAATATCTAGTTTGAATATCTATAAGTTTTGTTGTTGAAATATTCTCATAACTTAACCAATTTTGCCAAAGCTCTTGGGCATACTTATTTACATATCCTGCAATATTTGGCTCACTTCCATCTGCAATTATCTGTATAGTTGGTTTCCCTTGTAAAATATCTTTATCAAAGGTTGAAGGAATAACTACCATTGCTCTTAGTTTCCCTTCTTGAAGTTTTTTTATAAAAGCTCTTTTATCATTTGCTATTTCTATATCAAAACTCTCACTACTCTCAAAAGCTTTAATTAAACTTTGAGTATGTTTTGAGCTTTTTTCAACAACTATTCCAATTGGAGTATGTTTTGCATCCAAAGAGATAGCATAACCCATTAAAAATAGAAGCATTAAAGGCAATATTAGAGCAATAATCAAAGCACTAGGATCCCTTAATATTTGAATACTCTCTTTTATAAATATTGCTTTAAGTCTTTGGGAACTAATCATTATCTTCCCTTTTTATAAGCTCTATAAATGCCTCTTCCATTGTGGCATCTTCTCCTATTTGGCTTATTAGATTATGTGGAGTATCTAAGGCTATGGCTTTTCCTTTGTAAATAAGGGCTATTCTATCACAATATTCAGCCTCATCCATAAAGTGAGTTGTAACCATAATAGTCATCCCTTTTTGAACCATTGCATAGATGTGATTCCAAAACTCTCGTCTTGTTTGCGGATCAATCCCTGAAGTTGGTTCATCCAAAAATAGAACTACTGGGTCATGCATAACTGCACAAGCAAGAGAGAGTCTCTGTTTATAACCCAAAGGCAGATCTTTTGAGGCAGTTCTTTTATACTTTTCAAGCTCAAAAATCTCTATCATATTGTTGATTTTATCACTTCTTTTTTTGCCCTTTAATCCATAAACACCAGCAAAAAACTTTAGGTTTTCATATACAGAGATATCTCCATATAAAGAGAATTTTTGAGACATATAACCTATCTTTTTTCTTGCTTTATAAGAGGATTTTTCCAAACTCATACCAAGAACTTGTGCTGTTCCACTTGTTGGTTTTAAAAGACCACAAAGCATTTTAAAGGTGGTTGATTTCCCAGCTCCATTTGGACCTAGAAATCCAAATATCTCTCCCGCTTCAATCTGAAAATTTACACTGTCTGTTGCTTTAAAAGAGCCAAAGGATTTTGTTAGATTTTCTGCTTCAATCAGATATTTTGAGTCACTCTTTTCAAGCTCTCCCATCTGTTTTGCCAACTTTGATTCACCATTGAACTCTCCTTTTAGGATATTCATAAAACCATCTTCAAAGTTTGGTTTCATTGGCTCATATTTGCACTCATTTGCCTCCAAATCTTCAAGTTTTGGTAGATTTTCTTTTTTATCACAAATAAGTTTTATACTATCTCCCAAAATCACTCCATCTTTTATATGGGTATTTTGTAAAGCAAGTCTTAGAGTTTTTCTTTTGTCTTTTATTTTTCCAACAACTTTAAAAATTTTACCTTCCATAGTATTGCTAAGATTTTTTGGCTCTCCACTAAAAAGAATTTCCCCTTCATTTAGCAAAATTACTTCATCACAAATTGCAGCTTCATCCAAATAGGCTGTACTCCAAACTACACCAACTCCATCACTTATTAGCTTATCAACAATAGCCCATAACTCTTTTCTTGAAATAGGGTCAACTCCAACTCCTGGTTCATCAAGCAAAAGCAGTTTTGGTTTTTTTATAAGTGCACAAGCAAGACCTAGTTTTTGTTTCATACCACCCGATAAATCTTTTGCTAAAAAAGATTTAAAATCTTTAAGATTGATAAACTCAAGAAGCTCTTCAATTCTGCTTTGTTGTTTTGATTTTTCTATTGATTGTAAATTTGCGTAGAGCTTTAGATTTTCTAAAACTGACAAATCCTCATAAAGTCCAAATTTTTGAGGCATATATCCTATTTGTTCTTGAACCTTTGAGGCTTCATTGGGAAGTTTTAGCTCAAGAACTTCAAGCTCTCCTTCATCCAAATCCAAAAGCCCTGTCATAAGTCTAATCAAAGTTGTTTTTCCAGCTCCATCTGGACCCACAAGTCCTGTGATTTTACCTTTATTTATCTCTAAAGAGAGATTTGAAATTGCTTTTGATTTTCCAAAGCTTTTTGAGATATTTTTTGCAACAACAAGTGCCATAAACTCTTCTTAATCTAAATCTTCAAACTCAATTGTT comes from the Halarcobacter ebronensis genome and includes:
- a CDS encoding ABC transporter permease, which produces MISSQRLKAIFIKESIQILRDPSALIIALILPLMLLFLMGYAISLDAKHTPIGIVVEKSSKHTQSLIKAFESSESFDIEIANDKRAFIKKLQEGKLRAMVVIPSTFDKDILQGKPTIQIIADGSEPNIAGYVNKYAQELWQNWLSYENISTTKLIDIQTRYWFNAPLSSTYFLLPGSIAVILTLIGTLLTALVVAREWERGTMEAVMSTPTTILELLLGKLLPYFILGMASLIICITITLLWFQIPYRGSYFLLFITSAIYLFPSLSLGLLISTLAKNQFVAAQMALIIGFLPAMILSGFIFQISSMPNWLQFITNFIPATYFTTILQTLFLAGDIYEIIIPNSLFMLLIGFGLFTIIFKITRKKLS
- a CDS encoding winged helix-turn-helix domain-containing protein, with protein sequence MLPFLMDFSVFKNLPYRVYIRDINRKIVYANELVLDILKLSYDEIINKNYEDIFRDERFILHLKKVDTLLFNNVMNSFTIIKEFNQCYKKETIFKVIDYIYTFEEKKFIITILVEISDSYSLDNELKIYSVGKYNPSNRIISLNSGISICLTRMENSFLFLLYEKKGEVASYDEIFLAIDPENKMDRVSLKSMVYRLKKKLDYDIIKNISANGYYLSKEIYINS
- a CDS encoding ATP-binding cassette domain-containing protein, coding for MALVVAKNISKSFGKSKAISNLSLEINKGKITGLVGPDGAGKTTLIRLMTGLLDLDEGELEVLELKLPNEASKVQEQIGYMPQKFGLYEDLSVLENLKLYANLQSIEKSKQQSRIEELLEFINLKDFKSFLAKDLSGGMKQKLGLACALIKKPKLLLLDEPGVGVDPISRKELWAIVDKLISDGVGVVWSTAYLDEAAICDEVILLNEGEILFSGEPKNLSNTMEGKIFKVVGKIKDKRKTLRLALQNTHIKDGVILGDSIKLICDKKENLPKLEDLEANECKYEPMKPNFEDGFMNILKGEFNGESKLAKQMGELEKSDSKYLIEAENLTKSFGSFKATDSVNFQIEAGEIFGFLGPNGAGKSTTFKMLCGLLKPTSGTAQVLGMSLEKSSYKARKKIGYMSQKFSLYGDISVYENLKFFAGVYGLKGKKRSDKINNMIEIFELEKYKRTASKDLPLGYKQRLSLACAVMHDPVVLFLDEPTSGIDPQTRREFWNHIYAMVQKGMTIMVTTHFMDEAEYCDRIALIYKGKAIALDTPHNLISQIGEDATMEEAFIELIKREDND
- a CDS encoding asparaginase domain-containing protein, with the translated sequence MKVTIINTGGTFNKRYNPIKGQLEVPADNIALEKIIASCFNVDFEIKTVVSKDSLDMTDSDREEICEAVKNTKNENIIIIHGTDTVHLTSALIKEQKIEKKIVFTGAMVPMSIDEVEATMNFSQALGFLNADVKNGTYISMHGVVVDCSKLVKDRQKGQFLIKE
- the aspA gene encoding aspartate ammonia-lyase codes for the protein MEEKYRVEHDFLGEKRIEKDAYYGIQTLRASENFNITHTSIALFPNFIKSLAKVKKACALTNYELGDLSDMQKNAIIQACNEIIDGKFHDQFIVDPIQGGAGTSTNMNANEVIANRALEILGKPRSAYDIIHPNNHVNMSQSTNDVYPTAIKITLYELIYKLKDSLRELRDSFDRKAVEFKDVLKMGRTQLQDAVPMTLGQEFKTYAVMIDEDIYRLREAQALLKELNLGATAIGTGINTKPEYRRKVINNLRDVTGVDYESAGDLIEATQDTGAFVHISGILKRVAIKISKICNDLRLLSSGPRAGFNEINLPKMQPGSSIMPGKVNPVIPEVVNQVAFEVIGADSTISIACEGGQLQLNVFEPIVAYKLFTSINIMRRSFETLAQKCVNGITANEDVCMENILNSVTLVTCLNPIIGYEKSSAIAKEALATNKRVYDIILEQKLFTKEELDELLHPKNMVSNYKS
- a CDS encoding ABC transporter permease — its product is MFYQLLALIRKEFLAIWSDKRSRLVIILPPMLQLVLFAFAVTLEVKNVSIGVLDRSNSYESQELIRALKYSDRFSQVLFLKGNKDLEEKMDSQKILVAVEISQEFSKNLKNGTGATIGLIGDGRRSNSSQIAIGYIQLIVEKTFSQNSQSIVLRNWYNPNLDNFWWILPNLVGSLTMIVALILTSLSVARERELGTFEQISVAPLSPMTLIIGKTIPPMVISIIEAILIYLSAITFFGVPFIGSFWILLVSIFAFVFSIVGFGLFISSISSTQQQGILGAFVLLVPSILMSGFATPVENMPHWLIPYTDFVALKYFLILIKGVYLKDITWDIAILQIVPMIILGVVTLTIATWFFKKKIN